The window TGACATCAACATTTTCCGGGAGTTAAAATTGCGTTTACTCAACGGTTCTCATACCTTTAGCTGCGGGCTGGCTCATCTGGCAGGTTTTGGTACGGTGAAAGAGGCCATGGATGATGCCACCTTCACCGCTTATATCGGCACCCTCATGGTACAGGAAATGGTGCCGGCTGTAACCAGCGAAAGCATATCCGTAGCCATGGCGAAGGACTTTGCTTACAAAGTGCTGGACCGCTACCGGAATCCCTACATTGAGCACCTGTGGCTGAGCATTACGGTACAATATTCTTCTAAAATGAAAATGCGGAATGTGCCCTTATTGCTCAAACACTATCAGCGGGCAGGCAGCATTCCGGAATACATGGCGCTCGGCTTTGCAGGGCACCTCTTATTCATGAAATCCACCCTGGCAGAAGATGGTAAATACTATGGTGAGTACAATGAAAAAAAATACCTCATCAATGATGACCATGCAGCTTATTATGCGGCAAAATGGGAAAACACCGAAGCGCCTGCATTGGTACAGAAAGTGTTGAGTGATACGGAATTTTGGGGCGCCAACCTGGCCAAACTGCCGGGCTTTACAGAGGCTGTTACCAACAAGCTGGACAGCCTCATCAGGAAAGGCGCCGCAGCCGCTATGAAAAGCCTGCAAACAGACGGCGTAACAGCCTGATACGAACCATATAGAAAGGTCAGTTGTTCTAAAAGAAAGGATATTCCTCAGTCGTCCCGTCTGAAACGGGACGACGTCTATTTGTTAGCCGGTCCGAAGGACTCCTACGGAGAGGCTAACAACAAAAAAGTAAGACATGAAGCAGATAGTACTCAAAGTGCACCCGAAAGACAATGTGCTGGTAGCGTTACAAGACCTCGCCAAAGGACAAACCATTCCATTTAATGGCAGTCAGTATACCCTGGTGGAAGACATTCCGGCCAAGCACAAATTCACCACAGAATCCCTCCCCATGGGCGGTGCCGTCACCATGTATGGTGTGCTCATCGGGAAAGCCAAAGAAGACATTCCTGTAGGAGCCCGTATTTCTACCACCAACCTCAGGCACGCGGCCGAAGAATACAAGCTATCCGACACACGCAGAACGGGCTGGCATGTACCGGACGTAAGCCGCTGGAAGCAGAAAACATTCATGGGCTACCACCGTGCTGATGGCAGCGTGGGTACTGGCAACTACTGGCTCGTAGTGCCCCTCGTATTCTGCGAGAACCGCAATGTGGAAGTCATGAAGGAAGCATTGTTGGAAGAGCTGGGCTATGCACGGCCAAAAAAGTATAATGATTTGACAAAACAACTGATAGCCGCCTGGCAGAAAGGGATTAATATTGACACGGTGGAATTCAAAGAGCCTGCGTCTGGCGACGTACAGGCAGGGCGGCATTTGTTCAAAAATGTGGATGGGATCAAATTCCTGTCCCATGAAGGTGGCTGCGGAGGTATCCGGCAGGATGCGCAGGCGCTTTGTGGACTGCTGGCCGGTTACATCACACATCCCAATGTGGCCGGTGCTACCGTGCTCAGCCTTGGTTGCCAGAATGCACAGGTAGCCATGTTGCAGGAGGAGATCGCCAAAAGATCGCCCAACTTCAGCAAGCCACTCTACATCATGGAACAACAGAAAGTAGGCAGGGAAACAGATCTTCTTACACAAGCTGTCAAACAAACATTTGCCGGCCTTGTGGAAGCCGATAAATTCGCCCGCCAGCCGGCGCCGCTCAGCAAAATATGCATTGGCCTGGAATGCGGTGGTTCTGATGGCTTCTCCGGTATATCTGCCAACCCCGCCGTTGGTTATACCTCCGATCTGCTGGTAGCCCTCGGCGGCTCTGTCATCCTCTCTGAATTCCCGGAACTCTGCGGGGTAGAGCAGGAGATGAGTGACCGTTGCACTACGCAGGACAGCGCCAAAAAGTTCATTGACCTCATGCGTTCCTACAATGCCCGTGCCCAGGCTGTTGGCTCAGGTTTCGATATGAACCCTTCGCCCGGTAACATCAAGGATGGCCTTATCACCGACGCTATCAAATCGGCCGGCGCCGCTAAAAAAGGAGGCACCTCTCCGGTGGCGGATGTGCTCGACTATCCGGAGAAAGTGACCAAACCTGGTCTTAACCTGCTTTGCACACCCGGTAATGATGTGGAGTCTACCACGGCAGAAGTGGCCTCCGGTGCTACAGTTGTGCTCTTTACCACTGGTCTGGGTACGCCTACCGGCAATCCCATTGCGCCCGTGGTAAAAATTGCCACCAATACCACCCTGTACAATAAAATGCAGGACATCATAGACCTGAATGCAGGCACCATCATAGAAGGTGAGGAAACAATAGAACAGTGTGGCGAACGCATCCTGGATTACATCATCAAAGTGGCCAGTGGAGAAACCATCGTCCATGCAGTGCGGCATGGCCAGGATGATTTCATCCCCTGGAAGCGTGGCGTGTCTTTATAATTGAACATTGAGAATTGAGCATTGCACCGTTGAGTTTCAACACAGTGCTCGCAGCTAAACATACAGTATGAAGAATTTCTTAGACGAACAGTTTCTCCTGCATACCAAAACAGCGCAAAAGCTGTATCATGAGTATGCTAAGCACATGCCCATCATTGACTATCACTGCCACCTGCCACAGCAGCAGATAGCAGAAGACAAGCAGTTTGAAAACCTTACCCAGATCTGGTTATACGGTGATCATTACAAATGGCGCGCTATGCGTACCAATGGCGCTGATGAACGCTACTGTACCGGCAATGCCAGTGACTGGGAGAAATTTGAAAAATGGGGGGAAACTGTTCCCTATACGTTGCGCAATCCCTTATACCACTGGACACACCTTGAGCTGCAACGCTACTTTGACGTGCACAAAATATTAAGTCCTGCTACAGCGAAGGAAATATATGATGAGTGTACCGCAAAGCTGCAAACACCCGAGTACAGTGTGCGCAACCTGCTGCGTAAAATGGATGTACGGCTTGTATGTACCACCGATGATCCGGTAGATACGCTGGAGTTCCATGCACAACTGCAGGCCGATCGTTTTGAAATTCCCATCCTGCCTGCCTTCCGTCCGGATGCAGCCATGAACGTTGACAATACTGCCGGCTTCAATAACTATGTAAACCGGGTAGAGAAAGCGGCCAATACCTCCATCGGCACGTTCAGCGATTACCTCACCGCCC of the Paraflavitalea devenefica genome contains:
- a CDS encoding UxaA family hydrolase codes for the protein MKQIVLKVHPKDNVLVALQDLAKGQTIPFNGSQYTLVEDIPAKHKFTTESLPMGGAVTMYGVLIGKAKEDIPVGARISTTNLRHAAEEYKLSDTRRTGWHVPDVSRWKQKTFMGYHRADGSVGTGNYWLVVPLVFCENRNVEVMKEALLEELGYARPKKYNDLTKQLIAAWQKGINIDTVEFKEPASGDVQAGRHLFKNVDGIKFLSHEGGCGGIRQDAQALCGLLAGYITHPNVAGATVLSLGCQNAQVAMLQEEIAKRSPNFSKPLYIMEQQKVGRETDLLTQAVKQTFAGLVEADKFARQPAPLSKICIGLECGGSDGFSGISANPAVGYTSDLLVALGGSVILSEFPELCGVEQEMSDRCTTQDSAKKFIDLMRSYNARAQAVGSGFDMNPSPGNIKDGLITDAIKSAGAAKKGGTSPVADVLDYPEKVTKPGLNLLCTPGNDVESTTAEVASGATVVLFTTGLGTPTGNPIAPVVKIATNTTLYNKMQDIIDLNAGTIIEGEETIEQCGERILDYIIKVASGETIVHAVRHGQDDFIPWKRGVSL